One region of Primulina tabacum isolate GXHZ01 chromosome 1, ASM2559414v2, whole genome shotgun sequence genomic DNA includes:
- the LOC142516317 gene encoding chitinase 2-like produces the protein MNMNKLTYVLFIIAFGLSFQQLGDGKVMMEYIGATGAPVKFRNVPILPAIDFHFLLSFAIDANSSGNPQNGVFSPYWASTLTPNAVAATKRAHPNVKAMASLSGWSLGPKVLSWYNPRDKDLWISNAFSSLKSLITTYHLDGIDIDYERFPKHSNETFAYCIGELITLLKNQSVITVATVAPFYLTVSPYIELYKRYGDVIDYVNYQFYTDKIKTPEAYLEVFKNRTEIFDKNKVLPSYEVLGRGIQGDAFFEALRVLESNGFEVNGAMIFSADASASNGYYYEKKTQDFLVNNSSYLFNT, from the exons atgaatatgaataagcTAACCTATGTGCTTTTCATCATCGCCTTTGGTCTAAGTTTCCAGCAACTTGGTG ATGGAAAGGTGATGATGGAGTACATAGGAGCCACCGGTGCCCCGGTCAAATTCCGCAACGTCCCCATTTTGCCGGCCATAGATTTCCACTTCTTACTCAGCTTCGCCATCGATGCCAACTCCTCCGGCAACCCACAGAACGGCGTGTTCTCACCCTATTGGGCCTCCACCCTCACACCGAACGCGGTGGCAGCCACCAAGCGCGCTCACCCCAACGTCAAAGCCATGGCCAGCCTCTCCGGCTGGAGCCTCGGGCCCAAAGTCCTCTCCTGGTACAACCCACGAGACAAAGATCTCTGGATCTCAAACGCCTTCTCATCACTCAAGTCCCTCATCACCACTTACCATTTGGACGGAATCGACATAGATTACGAAAGATTCCCGAAACACAGCAATGAAACATTCGCCTACTGCATAGGAGAACTCATCACTCTCTTGAAGAATCAAAGTGTGATCACGGTGGCGACTGTGGCGCCATTTTACCTCACTGTTTCGCCATACATTGAGCTGTACAAAAGATACGGGGATGTCATTGATTACGTGAACTATCAGTTCTATACCGATAAAATCAAGACCCCAGAAGCGTACTTGGAGGTTTTTAAGAATAGGACAGAGATATTTGATAAAAACAAGGTTTTGCCTAGCTATGAAGTGCTTGGAAGAGGGATTCAAGGGGATGCATTCTTTGAGGCTTTGAGGGTTTTGGAAAGCAATGGGTTTGAGGTAAACGGCGCAATGATTTTCTCTGCTGATGCTTCTGCTTCAAATGGTTATTATTATGAGAAGAAAACACAGGATTTCTTGGTTAATAACAGCAGCTATCTATTTAATACGTAA